The following proteins come from a genomic window of Gemmatimonadales bacterium:
- a CDS encoding Ig-like domain-containing protein → MLLALPSLLWGQTAVEVQVTPAQLRLKVAQEERLFLSAYDADGNLLTAPTFSFAVSKAGVVSVDREGTVVGVAPGKASIEVRSGTGSATVAVTVTGPPPPPREPEPMPVLPAGARLVPTPDSLWLLRLETARVSMGLVVPDGSGLGQVQVSWRSTAPDIVSVTETGEVTALQLGQAQVIGTGLGGLTGTVQVVVRDDSLAVTPDHLVLPVTGVDSVRVSVPAQGDRTLTYGLAWRSSDSTVVAVGREGLARGVAPGEAYMLLIGYGQQRAVRVTVHPPIDRLLLAPAPNTPIRLTPGATTAFVLQGLAADSTPVAAAGYEWVVGDTTVATFDPAARRLTARGLGRTTLGMTTFGFEPTVWDIEVVAGGLAFERPRLRLLPGMRDSLLVSLLDVDGRAIGRPSSVEYTIDRPEVATVDRNGVVTAASVGGATITARTPWGTAATARLFVTDDLLLSIRRGAGADLVQVDPEDAGSLVPLRADGNLNEQAVWSPDGTRIAFSGTVDGNTDIYVMDADGKNLTRLTTAPEQDSEPAWAPDGGTIAFTSQRGGTPQIWAMNVDGTGLRQLTSGNGANTSPVFRRDGKMLAFISTRDGNADLFEMGNEGADPQAITRTPEAESHPAYFPNGDLAVVVTRPGRGDILRIRAGDGQRIMLQSMAGTITSLALAPGGGTLAFTLAQPAVDPTAPPVTSFQIKGLAPDLAPLALPVSGDVISAAFQRSR, encoded by the coding sequence ATGCTCCTTGCCCTGCCCTCCCTCCTCTGGGGGCAGACCGCCGTCGAGGTTCAAGTCACTCCCGCCCAGCTGCGGCTCAAGGTGGCCCAGGAGGAGCGCCTCTTCCTCAGCGCCTACGATGCCGATGGCAACCTCCTGACCGCACCGACATTCAGCTTCGCGGTCTCCAAGGCCGGGGTCGTGAGCGTGGACAGGGAGGGCACCGTCGTCGGGGTGGCCCCCGGCAAGGCGAGTATTGAGGTGCGCTCTGGCACCGGCTCGGCCACCGTTGCCGTGACGGTGACCGGTCCGCCGCCGCCCCCTCGCGAGCCGGAGCCGATGCCGGTGCTCCCCGCCGGCGCTCGGCTGGTGCCGACTCCAGACTCTCTGTGGCTGCTCCGGCTTGAGACGGCGCGGGTGTCGATGGGGTTGGTGGTGCCGGACGGCTCGGGGCTCGGCCAGGTGCAGGTCTCCTGGCGTTCGACGGCCCCCGACATCGTCTCGGTGACGGAAACAGGTGAAGTCACGGCGCTCCAGCTGGGGCAGGCCCAGGTCATCGGCACCGGACTCGGTGGGCTGACCGGCACCGTGCAGGTGGTCGTTCGCGACGACTCGCTCGCCGTGACCCCCGATCATCTCGTTCTGCCCGTGACCGGTGTGGATTCAGTGCGGGTGTCGGTGCCGGCGCAGGGTGACCGGACGCTCACCTACGGATTGGCCTGGCGGAGCAGCGATTCCACCGTCGTGGCCGTCGGTCGCGAGGGCCTGGCGCGCGGCGTGGCGCCGGGCGAGGCCTATATGCTCCTCATCGGGTACGGACAGCAGCGCGCAGTGCGAGTGACCGTTCACCCCCCGATCGATCGCCTCCTGCTGGCTCCAGCGCCGAACACGCCGATCCGGCTCACCCCCGGTGCCACCACCGCGTTTGTGCTTCAAGGACTGGCCGCCGACTCCACGCCGGTCGCCGCCGCCGGGTATGAGTGGGTGGTGGGCGACACGACCGTGGCCACCTTCGATCCCGCCGCCCGCCGGTTGACCGCGCGTGGCCTCGGCCGCACCACGCTGGGCATGACGACGTTCGGCTTCGAGCCCACGGTCTGGGACATCGAGGTTGTCGCCGGAGGACTCGCCTTCGAGCGGCCGCGGCTGCGGCTCCTTCCCGGCATGAGGGACTCCCTCCTCGTGTCGCTGCTCGATGTCGATGGCCGCGCCATCGGCCGGCCAAGTTCGGTCGAGTACACCATCGATCGGCCGGAGGTGGCCACCGTCGACCGCAACGGGGTCGTGACGGCCGCCAGCGTTGGCGGGGCGACCATCACCGCGCGCACCCCGTGGGGCACCGCCGCCACCGCGCGCCTCTTTGTGACCGACGATCTCCTGCTCAGCATTCGCCGCGGCGCGGGCGCCGACCTCGTCCAGGTCGACCCGGAGGACGCCGGCTCCCTCGTGCCGCTGCGCGCCGACGGGAACCTGAACGAGCAGGCCGTCTGGTCGCCCGATGGCACCCGGATCGCGTTCAGCGGCACCGTCGACGGCAACACCGACATCTATGTCATGGACGCCGACGGGAAGAATCTCACCCGCCTGACGACGGCGCCGGAGCAGGACAGCGAACCGGCCTGGGCCCCTGATGGCGGAACGATCGCGTTCACGTCGCAGCGCGGTGGTACGCCGCAGATCTGGGCCATGAATGTCGACGGGACGGGCCTGCGTCAGCTCACCAGCGGCAACGGTGCCAACACCTCGCCTGTCTTCCGCCGTGATGGGAAGATGCTTGCCTTCATCTCGACCCGGGACGGGAACGCCGATCTCTTCGAGATGGGCAACGAGGGCGCCGACCCGCAGGCGATCACGCGCACCCCCGAGGCGGAGTCACATCCGGCGTATTTCCCCAACGGCGACCTGGCCGTGGTGGTGACGCGTCCCGGGCGCGGGGACATTCTCCGCATCCGCGCCGGCGACGGCCAGCGGATCATGCTCCAGTCGATGGCCGGGACGATCACCTCGCTCGCGCTCGCTCCCGGTGGTGGCACGCTCGCCTTCACGCTCGCGCAGCCGGCCGTCGACCCGACGGCGCCGCCGGTCACCTCGTTCCAGATCAAGGGTCTCGCGCCGGACCTGGCACCGCTCGCCCTCCCCGTGTCCGGTGACGTCATCTCCGCCGCCTTCCAGAGGAGCCGGTGA
- a CDS encoding efflux RND transporter permease subunit → MSLSSSAVARPVSTIAAVLGLVLLGSVSLGRLPVALLPDVTLPVLTIRTDLPGAAPPEVSRFVAEPIEEAVAATPGLVELRSIARTGQLTTTARFAWGTDMASTVLTVRERLDNARGRLPEQATRPTLLTSDPGERPIAVLALTGPGDLRSVSRTAEEVHARRLEQLEGVASVAVVGAPKDEIRVDVDPARMRALGLSPNDVARAIEAANATAPGGTIRRGQFRFSVRALTEFRTPDEIGATPVGPAQRGIRLADIATITLSTADPLTMVQLDGAPAVGLVVYKDAGANTVAVTRRLYGSIGQLEEEFPDIGMTVVAAQARFVQDALSNLGQEIVLGGFLSLLVILFFLRDWRASLAIGLIVPLSVLIALVMLQLLNVSVNILSLGGLALGVGLLVDNAIVVAEAGARLRDQGMDPVTAARVAGEEVAGPLTAGTLTTLLVFGPIIFVQGLAAALFRDLSLSVVTSLSAALVLALTLMPVMMARRGRSATNAPRPVSRGAHGWAPA, encoded by the coding sequence ATGAGTCTTTCCTCCTCCGCAGTCGCCCGCCCCGTCTCCACCATTGCCGCGGTGCTCGGCTTGGTCCTCCTCGGCAGCGTGTCGCTGGGTCGGCTGCCAGTCGCGCTCCTTCCGGACGTGACCCTCCCCGTCCTCACCATCCGCACTGATCTGCCCGGCGCGGCCCCGCCGGAAGTCAGTCGCTTCGTGGCGGAGCCGATCGAGGAGGCCGTGGCCGCCACGCCGGGGCTCGTCGAGCTCCGCTCCATCGCCCGCACCGGTCAGCTGACTACGACCGCCCGCTTCGCCTGGGGCACCGACATGGCATCCACGGTGCTCACCGTGCGCGAGCGGCTCGACAACGCCCGTGGCCGCCTCCCCGAACAGGCCACGCGGCCCACGCTGCTGACCAGCGATCCGGGCGAGCGCCCGATTGCGGTGCTCGCACTGACCGGCCCCGGCGACCTTCGCTCGGTGAGCCGCACCGCCGAGGAGGTCCACGCCCGCCGGCTGGAACAGCTGGAGGGCGTGGCGAGCGTGGCGGTGGTCGGCGCGCCGAAGGACGAGATCCGCGTGGATGTGGATCCGGCGCGGATGCGCGCGCTCGGCCTCTCGCCCAACGACGTGGCGCGCGCCATCGAAGCCGCCAACGCGACCGCTCCCGGCGGCACCATTCGCCGAGGTCAGTTCCGTTTCTCGGTGCGGGCGCTCACCGAATTCCGCACACCGGATGAAATCGGCGCCACGCCCGTTGGTCCCGCGCAGCGCGGCATTCGACTGGCCGACATCGCCACCATCACTCTGTCCACCGCTGATCCGCTCACGATGGTCCAGCTTGACGGCGCTCCCGCCGTCGGGCTCGTCGTATATAAGGACGCGGGCGCCAATACTGTCGCCGTCACCCGGCGCCTCTATGGCTCCATCGGCCAACTCGAGGAAGAGTTCCCCGATATCGGGATGACGGTGGTGGCCGCCCAGGCGCGCTTCGTCCAGGACGCCCTCTCCAATCTTGGCCAGGAAATCGTCCTCGGTGGCTTCCTCTCGCTCCTGGTCATTCTCTTCTTCCTCCGCGACTGGCGGGCCTCCCTCGCCATCGGGCTCATCGTCCCACTTTCAGTGCTGATCGCCCTGGTGATGCTGCAACTGCTTAACGTCAGCGTCAACATCCTCTCCCTCGGCGGGCTCGCGCTCGGTGTCGGCCTCCTGGTCGACAATGCCATCGTAGTCGCCGAGGCGGGCGCCCGGCTCCGCGACCAGGGGATGGACCCCGTCACCGCCGCGCGGGTGGCCGGCGAGGAAGTGGCGGGACCGCTCACCGCTGGCACGCTGACGACGCTGCTGGTGTTTGGGCCGATCATCTTCGTGCAGGGACTCGCGGCCGCGCTCTTCCGCGACCTTTCGCTCAGCGTCGTGACGTCGCTCTCGGCGGCGCTTGTCCTTGCGCTGACCCTGATGCCGGTGATGATGGCGCGGCGCGGTCGCAGTGCCACCAACGCGCCGCGCCCGGTCTCCCGTGGGGCGCACGGATGGGCGCCCGCCTGA
- a CDS encoding TlpA disulfide reductase family protein: MFSLALIVGAISFFEYQSNMVVHGLPTGSVAPALDAASVGVPLGTALEKYRGEVVLLDFWATYCTTCASTVPALERLQTEYGDQGLRVVAISLDEPADTAHARQLLADWGGTYELMFDLSRSLRDAYHVDLLPLSFLISRDGSIAWQQAGTTGGAKYPLGLDSPKGRATLEAVLAHR, translated from the coding sequence ATGTTCAGCCTCGCCCTGATCGTTGGGGCGATCAGCTTCTTCGAGTACCAGTCGAACATGGTTGTTCACGGGCTGCCGACAGGCAGCGTTGCGCCAGCGCTCGATGCCGCGTCAGTAGGGGTTCCCCTGGGCACCGCGCTTGAGAAATATCGTGGTGAGGTTGTGCTGCTCGATTTCTGGGCGACCTACTGCACCACCTGCGCATCCACCGTTCCCGCACTGGAACGCCTTCAGACGGAGTATGGCGACCAGGGACTGCGTGTCGTCGCTATCAGTCTCGACGAGCCAGCCGATACGGCGCACGCTCGGCAACTACTGGCGGACTGGGGTGGAACCTACGAGTTGATGTTTGACCTGAGCAGGAGCCTCCGCGATGCCTACCATGTGGATTTATTGCCCTTGTCGTTTCTGATATCACGAGACGGTAGCATTGCCTGGCAGCAGGCGGGGACGACGGGCGGTGCGAAGTACCCTCTGGGCCTGGATTCTCCCAAAGGAAGGGCAACGCTGGAAGCAGTACTTGCCCATCGATAG
- a CDS encoding CBS domain-containing protein → MPTVRDLLARKSGDVISIAPSDTVLAAAQVMNQHTIGGLVVLEDGALLGVFTERDILRRVVAAGRSPAETKVREVMTSPVITCLPETSIEECGAIMSGKRIRHLPVTDARGLIGLVTSGDLLAFQVAEKTATIQYLNSYMFDVR, encoded by the coding sequence ATGCCCACCGTCCGCGACCTGCTCGCTCGCAAGAGCGGCGATGTCATTTCGATTGCCCCCTCCGATACTGTCCTCGCCGCCGCCCAGGTGATGAACCAGCACACCATCGGCGGGCTCGTGGTCCTGGAAGACGGCGCCCTGCTGGGTGTCTTTACCGAACGAGATATTCTGCGGCGGGTGGTGGCGGCGGGACGGAGTCCGGCGGAGACCAAGGTGCGCGAGGTGATGACGTCACCCGTCATCACCTGCCTGCCGGAAACGAGCATCGAGGAGTGTGGCGCCATCATGAGCGGCAAGCGGATCCGGCACCTGCCGGTGACCGACGCCCGCGGCCTCATCGGGCTCGTGACCAGCGGCGACCTGCTGGCCTTCCAGGTGGCGGAGAAGACCGCCACCATCCAGTACCTCAACAGCTACATGTTCGACGTCAGGTAG
- a CDS encoding efflux RND transporter periplasmic adaptor subunit: MRRTAAQRSWTLLLCLTAALPACSGKAAEAKDAAADSTEALPSSLSLPVVGREVRKGDLVLSVVTTGQVRSDAVAELKFEAAGTVEAVLVRPGAVVKKGDPLLRLDPRPFDLAVQEAQASADQAEMVFLDAIVPDSLVTGEPPTPERRKNAMARSGLLGARARLGKAKLDRERSVLTAPFDGVVDRVDVANGERVSVGQDAATVVDLRHLRIEAQVLEHDLPLIRIGGQAIVTTAAAPGKEVVGRIEAVLPLIDSTTRSGRALVLVPGGNGALRPGMYADLRLEATRLPGRILVPSRAVIERDGRPLVFVVKGGRAQWVYINPGRNNGVDTEVLPDSSSNQIPVAIGDTVLIEGHLTLTHDAPVKLVNDQ; the protein is encoded by the coding sequence ATGCGCCGAACCGCCGCCCAGCGGAGTTGGACTCTCCTTCTCTGCCTGACTGCCGCCCTCCCCGCCTGCTCCGGCAAGGCGGCCGAGGCCAAAGACGCCGCCGCCGACTCGACGGAAGCGCTGCCGTCATCACTCTCCCTCCCGGTGGTGGGGCGGGAGGTCCGGAAGGGAGACCTCGTCCTCAGCGTCGTCACCACGGGGCAGGTTCGCTCCGACGCTGTCGCCGAGTTGAAGTTCGAGGCGGCAGGCACGGTGGAAGCAGTGTTGGTCCGACCCGGTGCGGTGGTGAAGAAGGGGGATCCACTCCTGCGACTCGATCCGCGCCCCTTCGACCTAGCGGTGCAGGAGGCGCAGGCCAGCGCCGACCAGGCCGAGATGGTCTTCCTCGATGCCATCGTCCCCGACTCGCTTGTGACCGGCGAGCCCCCCACTCCCGAACGCCGCAAGAACGCGATGGCCCGCAGCGGGCTTCTCGGTGCCCGCGCCCGTCTGGGCAAGGCGAAACTCGACCGTGAACGGTCGGTGTTGACCGCGCCCTTTGACGGCGTGGTGGATCGCGTCGATGTGGCAAACGGCGAGCGGGTCTCGGTAGGCCAGGACGCCGCCACCGTGGTGGACCTCCGACACCTCCGCATCGAGGCGCAGGTGCTGGAGCACGACCTGCCGCTGATCCGTATCGGCGGACAGGCGATCGTGACCACCGCCGCCGCGCCCGGCAAGGAAGTGGTCGGCCGGATCGAGGCGGTGCTTCCGCTGATCGATTCAACCACCCGCTCCGGGCGCGCGCTGGTGCTGGTGCCCGGCGGGAACGGCGCATTGCGCCCGGGGATGTACGCCGACCTCCGCCTCGAGGCCACGCGCCTCCCCGGCCGCATCCTGGTGCCGAGCCGCGCCGTGATCGAGCGCGACGGCCGGCCGCTGGTGTTCGTGGTGAAGGGGGGCCGTGCGCAGTGGGTGTACATCAACCCCGGCCGCAACAACGGCGTCGACACCGAGGTGCTCCCCGATTCCTCCTCGAACCAGATCCCCGTCGCCATCGGTGATACGGTGCTGATCGAGGGACACCTCACACTGACGCATGATGCGCCGGTGAAGCTGGTCAACGACCAATGA
- a CDS encoding amidohydrolase family protein: protein MTRATATVASIFLSLTLLGACAEQGPPRTALMGATILDGRGGTPLRDGVILVRGETIEAVGPRENVLLPRGTKQIDVSGSWIIPGLIDAHAHVARWALDRYIAYGVTTVRDVHNDQDSIFAMSEAADLGGGSLSPRIYVAGAMIDGAPATYPNATEVTDTRSARQAVDRLSVAGAHLIKAYTRITPELMEAIVDEARTFRMPVAAHLGLTDALTAGKIGVTSIEHLSGVPEAAGRADPLFAAHRNGFWAGWTAFERSWATLDSVTLTRLAGQLAETKVTMVPTLALHEVFSQLDDSASATNPDLLSVPANERAAWNVPDMVARAGWTEADFAAFRRGRPMQDLFVRAFKQAGGRVVTGTDASNQMLVPGASEHLELELLVGAGLTPAEALGAGTRDAAALLGADSLGTLVPGKAADLVILSKDPLADIRNTRAVTRVMVRGQLVLADSIRNRW, encoded by the coding sequence ATGACCAGAGCGACCGCGACCGTCGCGAGCATCTTCCTCAGTCTGACGCTGCTCGGCGCCTGCGCCGAGCAGGGACCACCGCGCACGGCGCTGATGGGCGCCACGATCCTCGACGGCCGAGGTGGCACGCCGCTCCGTGACGGCGTCATCCTGGTGCGCGGCGAGACCATCGAGGCGGTGGGCCCCCGGGAAAATGTCCTCCTCCCCCGCGGCACCAAGCAGATTGACGTCTCCGGCAGCTGGATCATCCCAGGCCTCATCGATGCGCACGCCCACGTCGCCCGCTGGGCGCTCGACCGGTATATCGCATACGGCGTCACCACCGTGCGCGACGTCCACAACGACCAGGACAGTATCTTCGCGATGTCGGAGGCTGCCGATCTCGGCGGCGGCAGCCTGAGCCCCCGGATCTATGTTGCGGGCGCCATGATCGACGGCGCGCCCGCCACCTATCCCAACGCCACAGAGGTCACCGACACCCGCAGCGCGCGCCAGGCGGTGGACCGTCTCTCGGTGGCGGGCGCCCATCTGATCAAGGCCTACACCCGCATCACCCCCGAGTTGATGGAGGCGATTGTCGATGAGGCCCGCACCTTCCGGATGCCGGTCGCCGCGCACCTCGGGCTGACCGACGCCCTCACCGCCGGCAAGATCGGGGTCACATCGATCGAGCACCTGAGCGGCGTGCCGGAGGCGGCGGGACGGGCGGATCCGCTCTTTGCCGCACACCGGAACGGATTCTGGGCCGGCTGGACCGCGTTCGAGCGGAGCTGGGCGACGCTCGACTCCGTCACGCTGACCCGACTGGCGGGGCAACTCGCCGAGACGAAGGTGACGATGGTCCCGACGCTGGCACTCCACGAAGTGTTCAGTCAGTTGGACGACTCCGCCTCCGCCACAAACCCTGACCTGCTCTCGGTGCCCGCCAATGAGCGCGCGGCGTGGAATGTCCCCGACATGGTGGCCCGGGCCGGCTGGACGGAGGCCGACTTCGCGGCGTTCCGCCGGGGACGGCCGATGCAGGACCTCTTCGTCAGGGCGTTCAAGCAGGCGGGCGGCCGAGTCGTGACCGGCACCGACGCATCGAACCAGATGCTGGTGCCAGGCGCCAGCGAGCACCTCGAACTCGAGCTGCTGGTCGGCGCCGGGCTGACGCCGGCGGAGGCGTTGGGCGCTGGGACGCGCGATGCGGCGGCGCTGCTCGGAGCCGACTCGCTGGGCACGCTCGTGCCTGGCAAGGCCGCCGACCTCGTGATCTTGAGCAAGGACCCGCTGGCCGACATCAGGAACACCCGCGCAGTGACGCGTGTAATGGTGCGCGGGCAACTCGTCCTGGCGGATTCGATCCGCAATCGCTGGTAG
- a CDS encoding efflux RND transporter permease subunit, protein MGARLTDLYERGMEWSLSHPRRVFGIALVSIGLMVLLASRLPKEILPQVDEGVVVADLTLPEGTAIEETARQAGRLEKAAESLGSAEVYARIGAATDEEVLSGADPGSSSTAQLIIPVPDGKSAAKFAEALRAQVPDLAAGALALDLAGQTEFGSLIGREGRLVRVEVGAPRLATAAAWADTVRMAMATLPRLSDVREAQRGTQPMIEISLERRRIAERGIDVQAVAQALAGGLGGVSASELRETDRRTPITVRLAGNANEDLAAALQTTINGVPVGELVTVEEVRAPIEVVRVNQRPVTVVEATVETGGTARASSDVAKLLRTISAPPGVTWTLSGADQERRRTTQELLLVALLSVALVFLVLAGEFASFTVPLVIMLTVPLAAAGGIVVLWLTGQSLNAVSMIGMVVMIGIADNDAVVKLDAIRRFREQGVPLRKAIIAGGRQRLRAIAMTSLTTIMGVMPLVFGFGSGGELYQPLAAGVIGGSVSATLVTFFLMPTAYYVIERRNQSAETAPRPRDPAAPPK, encoded by the coding sequence ATGGGCGCCCGCCTGACGGATCTGTACGAACGCGGCATGGAATGGTCGTTGAGCCATCCGCGACGCGTCTTCGGCATCGCGCTGGTGAGCATCGGACTGATGGTGTTGCTCGCGTCCCGCCTTCCGAAGGAAATCCTGCCGCAGGTGGACGAGGGGGTCGTGGTGGCCGACCTCACGCTCCCAGAGGGGACGGCCATCGAGGAGACGGCGCGCCAGGCTGGGCGGCTGGAGAAGGCGGCGGAGTCGCTGGGTTCCGCGGAGGTGTATGCGCGGATCGGCGCAGCAACAGATGAGGAAGTGCTCTCCGGCGCCGACCCCGGCTCCTCGAGCACTGCGCAGCTGATCATTCCGGTGCCGGATGGCAAGAGTGCCGCGAAGTTCGCCGAGGCGCTCCGGGCGCAGGTGCCGGACCTCGCGGCGGGTGCACTCGCGCTCGACCTGGCCGGGCAGACCGAGTTCGGGTCCCTCATCGGCCGGGAGGGTCGGCTGGTGCGAGTCGAGGTCGGCGCGCCCCGGCTCGCCACGGCCGCGGCGTGGGCCGACACGGTGCGGATGGCGATGGCCACGCTGCCCCGCCTGTCCGACGTCCGGGAGGCGCAGCGCGGCACCCAGCCGATGATCGAGATCTCCCTGGAGCGGCGACGCATCGCGGAGCGGGGCATCGACGTGCAGGCGGTGGCACAGGCACTGGCCGGCGGATTGGGCGGCGTCAGCGCCAGTGAGCTTCGCGAGACCGATCGCCGCACACCGATCACCGTGCGGCTGGCCGGCAACGCGAACGAGGACCTCGCCGCCGCGCTGCAGACCACCATCAACGGCGTGCCGGTGGGAGAACTGGTGACGGTGGAGGAGGTGCGGGCGCCGATCGAGGTGGTCCGCGTCAACCAGCGTCCGGTGACCGTGGTCGAGGCCACCGTCGAGACCGGGGGCACCGCCCGCGCCAGCAGCGATGTGGCGAAGCTGCTCCGCACCATTTCGGCGCCGCCGGGCGTCACCTGGACATTGAGCGGCGCCGACCAGGAGCGCCGCCGTACCACCCAGGAATTGTTGCTGGTGGCGCTGCTCTCGGTCGCGCTGGTTTTCCTGGTGCTGGCCGGCGAGTTCGCATCGTTTACCGTCCCCCTCGTCATCATGCTCACCGTGCCGCTCGCCGCCGCCGGCGGCATCGTGGTACTCTGGCTTACCGGCCAGAGCCTCAACGCCGTTTCGATGATCGGCATGGTGGTCATGATCGGCATCGCCGACAACGACGCCGTGGTCAAGCTCGACGCGATCCGCCGCTTCCGCGAACAGGGGGTGCCGCTCCGCAAGGCGATCATCGCCGGCGGGCGCCAGCGGCTTCGCGCCATCGCCATGACGTCGCTCACCACCATCATGGGTGTGATGCCGCTGGTCTTCGGGTTCGGCAGCGGGGGAGAACTCTACCAGCCGCTGGCGGCGGGCGTCATTGGCGGATCGGTGAGCGCGACGCTGGTGACGTTCTTCCTGATGCCGACTGCGTACTATGTGATTGAGCGGCGGAACCAGTCGGCCGAGACTGCCCCGCGGCCCCGCGACCCCGCGGCCCCGCCGAAATGA
- a CDS encoding zinc-binding dehydrogenase has product MKALVLPKLGGWEDLAVADVPAPRVTRPGDVRVRVHTAGINHLDLFILGGLPGISYTFPHIVGSDAAGVVESVGSAVTGWKPGDRVMMNPGIGCNACDLCAADQQPLCRDYRLLGEHVPGTIGEFVVVPATNLARVADDMPWAQAAGFSLAALTSWRMLTGRARLRAGETVLIWGIGGGVAQSCLQIAKMIGATTIVTSSSDDKLERARALGADHVLNHARDDVPKAVRALTDGRNADVVVDNVGEATWQKSLRALGRGGRLVTCGGTTGPMVTTDVRKLFWYQWDILGSTMGGDREYQEVARHAAEGRLWPVVDSVVPLSEGAEAFRRMADGAQFGKLVIEVAP; this is encoded by the coding sequence GTGAAGGCACTCGTCCTGCCCAAACTGGGTGGGTGGGAAGACCTGGCGGTGGCCGACGTGCCGGCGCCCCGGGTGACCCGCCCCGGTGACGTCCGGGTGCGCGTCCATACCGCGGGCATCAATCACCTCGATCTCTTCATTCTCGGCGGCCTCCCCGGCATCAGTTACACCTTCCCGCATATCGTGGGGAGCGACGCCGCCGGCGTCGTCGAATCGGTGGGGTCGGCGGTGACCGGGTGGAAGCCCGGCGACCGGGTGATGATGAACCCCGGCATCGGTTGCAATGCATGCGATCTCTGCGCGGCCGACCAGCAGCCGCTCTGCCGCGACTATCGCCTGCTCGGCGAGCATGTTCCCGGAACCATCGGTGAATTCGTGGTGGTGCCCGCCACCAACCTGGCACGGGTGGCCGACGACATGCCCTGGGCGCAGGCCGCCGGTTTTTCCCTGGCGGCGCTCACCTCCTGGCGGATGCTCACCGGCCGGGCGCGCCTCCGCGCCGGGGAGACCGTGCTCATCTGGGGTATCGGCGGTGGCGTGGCGCAGTCCTGCCTGCAGATCGCCAAGATGATCGGCGCGACGACCATCGTGACCAGCTCCTCCGATGACAAGCTCGAACGCGCTCGGGCGCTGGGCGCCGATCACGTGCTCAACCACGCCCGCGATGACGTGCCAAAGGCGGTTCGCGCCCTGACCGACGGCCGCAACGCCGACGTCGTGGTGGACAACGTCGGCGAAGCCACCTGGCAGAAATCGTTGCGTGCGCTCGGCCGCGGCGGCCGCCTGGTCACCTGCGGCGGCACCACCGGCCCGATGGTGACGACCGACGTGCGGAAGCTCTTCTGGTACCAGTGGGACATCCTGGGCAGCACGATGGGCGGCGACCGGGAGTACCAGGAAGTGGCGCGCCACGCTGCCGAAGGGCGGCTCTGGCCCGTCGTGGATTCGGTGGTACCGCTGTCGGAGGGGGCGGAGGCGTTCCGCCGCATGGCCGACGGCGCACAATTCGGCAAACTCGTGATCGAGGTGGCACCGTGA